The following are from one region of the Vibrio hyugaensis genome:
- a CDS encoding ABC transporter ATP-binding protein, producing MNDVPALDIKDLHKTFGQNEVLKGISLSAHKGDVISIIGSSGSGKSTFLRCINLLETPTAGEIWVNGELIQMKNNRAGESVPVNEKQVQRIRSRLAMVFQGFNLWSHLTVLENVIEAPVHVLGVPKAQAIENAEVLLKKVGLYERKDYYPGHLSGGQQQRAAIARALAVDPEVMLFDEPTSALDPELVGEVLGVMRDLAEEGRTMLVVTHEMAFARDVSNHVMFLHQGLVEEQGDPAKLFTSPDSERLQQFISSIY from the coding sequence ATGAATGATGTACCAGCGCTAGATATCAAAGACCTGCACAAAACATTTGGACAAAATGAAGTATTAAAGGGCATTTCACTTTCTGCCCATAAAGGCGATGTTATCTCCATCATTGGCTCTTCCGGTTCAGGTAAGAGTACCTTCCTAAGATGTATCAACTTATTAGAGACACCAACTGCGGGTGAAATTTGGGTAAACGGTGAACTTATCCAAATGAAGAACAACCGCGCAGGGGAGTCTGTCCCAGTAAATGAAAAGCAAGTTCAGCGTATTCGTTCACGTTTAGCTATGGTATTTCAGGGCTTTAACTTATGGTCGCATTTAACGGTTTTAGAAAATGTGATTGAAGCGCCCGTGCACGTACTTGGTGTACCTAAGGCGCAAGCGATTGAAAATGCAGAAGTACTGTTGAAGAAAGTTGGGTTATACGAACGCAAAGACTACTACCCAGGACACCTGTCCGGAGGTCAGCAACAACGCGCTGCAATCGCTCGTGCTTTGGCCGTTGATCCAGAGGTTATGTTGTTTGATGAGCCTACCTCTGCACTTGACCCTGAACTCGTTGGTGAAGTGTTAGGGGTAATGAGAGATCTGGCCGAGGAAGGACGCACCATGTTAGTCGTAACGCATGAAATGGCTTTTGCGCGTGACGTATCTAACCATGTGATGTTTTTGCATCAAGGTTTAGTGGAAGAACAGGGAGATCCAGCTAAGCTTTTTACGAGTCCAGATTCGGAGCGATTACAACAATTTATCTCTTCTATCTACTAA